From one Acidobacteriota bacterium genomic stretch:
- a CDS encoding response regulator, giving the protein MGTRFYLVDDEPAVGRVVKAVLARAGIDAILETDSARAAERLPGEKFDAVFLDVHMPAPDGFQLARLQRSGGFNMHTPIVMMTGDEDPGVMNRGYEAGGNFFLFKPLDRRRILRFVKASEGFILREQRRFRRILLALPLAMETENGTVHATTEDISLNGLLARVSRPVPAGSAVRLSVFPPGTDVITIEARALRMVGRDRLACIFEGMSREDNDALHRLLIPLIR; this is encoded by the coding sequence ATGGGCACGAGATTCTACCTGGTCGACGACGAACCGGCCGTGGGCCGCGTCGTGAAGGCCGTCCTGGCCCGCGCGGGGATCGACGCGATCCTGGAAACCGACAGCGCCCGGGCGGCGGAGCGCCTCCCGGGCGAGAAGTTCGACGCGGTGTTCCTGGACGTTCACATGCCCGCCCCGGACGGCTTCCAGCTGGCTCGCCTGCAGCGCTCCGGCGGATTCAACATGCACACGCCCATAGTCATGATGACGGGGGACGAGGATCCCGGGGTCATGAACCGCGGGTACGAGGCCGGGGGCAACTTCTTTCTCTTCAAGCCGCTGGACCGGCGCCGGATCCTGCGCTTCGTCAAGGCCTCCGAGGGCTTCATCCTGCGCGAGCAGCGCCGCTTCCGCCGCATCCTGCTCGCCCTCCCGCTCGCCATGGAAACGGAGAACGGAACCGTGCACGCCACGACGGAGGACATCAGCCTGAACGGGCTCCTGGCGCGCGTGTCCCGGCCCGTCCCCGCAGGCAGTGCGGTGCGCCTTTCGGTCTTCCCCCCCGGGACCGACGTCATCACCATCGAAGCCAGGGCCCTGCGGATGGTCGGCAGGGACCGCCTGGCCTGCATCTTCGAGGGGATGAGCCGG